In Rhodamnia argentea isolate NSW1041297 chromosome 11, ASM2092103v1, whole genome shotgun sequence, one genomic interval encodes:
- the LOC115750461 gene encoding WD repeat-containing protein YMR102C, translating to MLGHNEVENDQFFDSAEQFSLPEESDVAKDELELSPSGFRYGIWLNKPQSVKERRDTFLRGMGFAELNFPGVCSDESEIDVDRLSVCSGAVSSSFLSRTDSPEEDFVCSRNGLEIDGVYLVDEFDQQQENKSADVGADGFSHLSVTCKQTPLESKRRMNRWWKFLRNKRNNHHAMSVSEAFKPDPEVPRLRKLNTRHNKKRWTELSALYAGQEVQAHDGIIWTMKFSPDGEFLATGGSDGVVRVWQVTSADASHSYVDSCEDQNCSLGKNDLLLLEGKKSNHASVVMPDQIFWIGNTPLHEFHAHTSDVLELAWSSSNKLLSSSKDNTVRLWKVGCDQCLNVFRHSNYVTCIQFDPLNENYFMSGSIDGKARIWGISEGRVVDWADARDVITAICYQPDGKGIVVGCITGTCRFFEMSGNHLQQDAVIHVQGKKGTFGNKITSIQFSRENSRRVMISSEDCRLRILEGTEIISKYRGHPKSVNQMSASFTSSGNHMVSTGEDRVYLWNYNDFGVPPSKSMKSVRSCEYFSSKGVSVAMPWSGTHRGPKDQENHKSRCSFCVPDPKEPGRFSLGNCFSLDWSCMGSATWPEERLPLCECEVPVKEEYHEFGKRQGDHFPLSEAWGLVIVTGSYDGKLRVFHNYGLPVRL from the exons CACAAAGTGTCAAAGAAAGGCGCGATACCTTCTTGCGCGGGATGGGTTTTGCTGAACTCAACTTTCCGGGCGTGTGTTCTGATGAAAGTGAGATAGATGTGGATAGGTTAAGTGTGTGCAGTGGAGCTGTTTCGAGCTCATTTTTGTCCAGAACTGATTCTCCAGAGGAAGATTTTGTATGCTCTAGGAATGGACTGGAAATTGATGGAGTTTATCTGGTTGATGAATTTGATCAACAACAGGAGAACAAATCAGCCGATGTGGGGGCAGATGGGTTTTCACATTTATCCGTGACATGCAAACAGACGCCTCTTGAAAGTAAAAGGAGAATGAATCGGTGGTGGAAGTTTCTCAGGAACAAGAGGAACAACCACCATGCGATGTCTGTTTCTGAAGCATTCAAACCAGATCCTGAAGTACCCAGATTGAGAAAGCTGAACACCCGACACAACAAAAAGAGGTGGACGGAGTTATCTGCGCTCTATGCTGGACAAGAAGTTCAAGCTCACGACGGCATAATCTGGACGATGAAGTTCAGTCCAGATGGTGAATTCTTGGCAACCGGTGGCTCGGATGGCGTGGTCCGGGTATGGCAGGTCACATCAGCAGATGCCTCTCATAGTTATGTGGATTCTTGTGAAGATCAAAATTGCAGCCTGGGGAAAAATGACTTGTTGCTCCTTGAAGGAAAGAAGTCGAACCACGCCTCAGTTGTAATGCCTGATCAGATCTTCTGGATTGGCAATACACCGCTGCATGAGTTTCATGCCCATACAAGCGATGTTCTGGAGTTGGCTTGGTCTTCTTCTAAT AAACTGCTTTCATCTTCTAAAGACAATACCGTTCGTCTGTGGAAAGTGGGTTGTGATCAATGCCTGAATGTCTTCCGTCATAGTAATTATG TGACGTGCATTCAATTCGACCCTCTCAATGAGAACTACTTCATGAGTGGTTCTATAGATGGTAAAGCTCGGATTTGGGGAATATCCGAAGGGCGAGTTGTGGATTGGGCTGACGCACGAGATGTAATAACCGCCATTTGCTACCAGCCTGATGGCAAA GGAATTGTTGTTGGGTGCATAACGGGCACTTGCCGATTCTTTGAGATGTCAG GCAATCATCTCCAGCAAGATGCAGTTATCCATGTTCAAGGTAAAAAAGGGACCTTTGGCAACAAGATCACTAGCATTCAG ttttctcgggaaaattctCGAAGGGTAATGATTTCGTCAGAAGATTGCAGACTCCGTATTTTAGAAGGAACAGAGATCATCTCCAAGTATAGAG GGCATCCAAAGTCGGTAAATCAGATGTCTGCTTCTTTTACTTCGAGCGGCAATCACATGGTATCTACTGGAGAGGATCGCGTTTACTTGTGGAACTATAATGACTTTGGTGTGCCTCCTTCAAAGAGCATGAAGTCCGTGCGCTCTTGCGAGTATTTTTCATCCAAAGGCGTGTCTGTTGCAATGCCATGGTCAGGCACACATAGAGGACCGAAGGaccaagaaaatcacaaaagcagATGCTCCTTTTGCGTGCCTGATCCTAAGGAACCCGGACGTTTTTCACTCGGTAATTGCTTCTCCCTCGACTGGTCATGCATGGGCTCGGCCACATGGCCCGAAGAGAGGCTTCCTCTATGCGAATGTGAAGTTCCAGTCAAGGAAGAATACCATGAATTCGGAAAGCGTCAAGGAGACCATTTCCCCCTTTCAGAAGCATGGGGCCTCGTGATTGTGACCGGAAGCTACGACGGTAAACTTAGAGTTTTTCATAATTATGGACTGCCGGTCAGGCTCTAG